A window of the Rhodoferax sp. GW822-FHT02A01 genome harbors these coding sequences:
- a CDS encoding winged helix-turn-helix domain-containing protein encodes MRILLAEDDDMLGDGLRAGLRQAGFQVDWVRDGMAAERELATGVYAAGVLDLGLPLKDGLDVLKDLRARKIDTPILVLTARDAVPDRVVGLDSGADDYVIKPVDLIELAARLRSLVRRSLGQVQETLCAGTVVLDAAARSVSCQGELVQLSTREFDLLHALMRNVGRVLTREQLEQQMYSWGHEVESNAIEVHIHHLRRKLGADLIQTVRGVGYTVQREPAAS; translated from the coding sequence ATGCGTATCCTGCTGGCCGAAGACGACGACATGCTGGGTGATGGCTTGCGCGCAGGCCTGCGCCAGGCCGGTTTTCAGGTCGACTGGGTGCGCGACGGCATGGCGGCGGAACGGGAACTCGCCACTGGCGTCTATGCCGCTGGCGTGCTGGATCTGGGCCTGCCGCTGAAAGACGGGTTGGATGTGCTCAAGGATTTGCGCGCACGCAAGATCGACACGCCCATTCTGGTGCTCACCGCGCGCGACGCGGTGCCCGACCGGGTGGTGGGCCTGGACTCCGGCGCTGACGACTACGTCATCAAGCCGGTGGACCTGATCGAACTGGCGGCACGCCTGCGTTCGCTGGTGCGGCGCTCGCTGGGGCAGGTGCAGGAAACCCTGTGTGCTGGCACCGTGGTGCTGGATGCTGCTGCCCGCAGCGTGAGCTGCCAGGGCGAACTGGTGCAGCTGTCCACCCGCGAATTCGATCTGCTGCATGCGCTGATGCGCAATGTCGGGCGCGTCCTCACGCGTGAACAACTGGAGCAGCAGATGTACAGCTGGGGGCACGAGGTGGAGAGCAACGCCATCGAGGTGCACATCCATCACCTGCGGCGCAAGCTGGGCGCTGACTTGATACAGACTGTGCGTGGTGTGGGTTACACCGTGCAACGCGAGCCGGCCGCCTCATGA
- a CDS encoding diheme cytochrome c, protein MKKKLSVLAGTLLLCLSFAETAGASQGYAVPPNARHQQECSSCHVAYPPGLLPAASWQRIMGNLHKHFGTDASLDEATAREISAWLEAHAGTGRRGGEEPAQDRISKAQWFVRQHDEVSASVWKRASVGSPSNCSACHAEAAKGNFNEHQVRIPK, encoded by the coding sequence ATGAAGAAGAAACTATCCGTCCTGGCGGGCACGCTGTTGCTGTGCCTGTCCTTCGCCGAAACTGCAGGCGCCAGCCAGGGCTACGCCGTCCCACCCAACGCGCGGCACCAGCAGGAGTGCTCGTCTTGCCACGTAGCCTATCCCCCGGGCCTGCTGCCCGCGGCTTCCTGGCAGCGCATCATGGGCAATCTGCACAAGCACTTTGGCACCGATGCGTCGTTGGACGAGGCAACGGCACGCGAGATCAGCGCCTGGCTGGAGGCGCACGCCGGTACCGGTCGCCGTGGTGGCGAGGAACCTGCCCAGGACCGCATCAGCAAGGCACAATGGTTTGTGCGCCAGCATGACGAAGTGTCTGCCAGCGTATGGAAGCGCGCTTCCGTGGGCAGCCCGTCCAACTGTTCGGCCTGCCATGCGGAAGCCGCCAAGGGCAATTTCAATGAACACCAGGTGCGTATCCCCAAATGA
- a CDS encoding DUF1924 domain-containing protein, producing MFTRKFLLSSALLGLGLCAGAAQAQTTPAQQVAGYVAQSGQPAQAAAGKEFFTSKHGKDWSCSTCHTANPTVQGKHATTGKVIEPMAPAFNDKRFTDAAKTEKWFRRNCNDVVGRECTPAEKANVLTWLLSLKP from the coding sequence ATGTTCACACGCAAGTTTCTATTGAGTTCCGCTCTTCTCGGCCTGGGCCTATGTGCTGGTGCCGCACAGGCACAGACCACCCCGGCGCAGCAGGTTGCCGGCTATGTCGCCCAGTCGGGCCAGCCAGCCCAGGCTGCGGCAGGCAAGGAGTTTTTCACCAGCAAGCACGGCAAGGACTGGAGCTGCTCCACCTGCCACACCGCCAACCCCACGGTGCAGGGCAAGCACGCCACCACCGGCAAGGTCATCGAGCCCATGGCCCCGGCTTTCAACGACAAGCGCTTTACCGATGCGGCCAAGACCGAAAAGTGGTTTCGCCGCAATTGCAATGACGTGGTCGGTCGCGAGTGCACACCGGCAGAAAAAGCCAATGTGCTGACTTGGCTGCTCTCCCTCAAACCCTGA
- the radA gene encoding DNA repair protein RadA yields MAKEKSIYTCNECGGTSPKWLGKCPHCNAWNTLIESVAGSDAPAKNRFASLAKTADVAVLADIEASDVERTPTGHEELDRVLGGGMVEGGVVLIGGDPGIGKSTLLLQALDSLQRQGKSTLYVTGEESGAQVALRSRRLGLDKSQVKVLAEIQLEKILATLTAHSPDVAVIDSIQTVYSEQLTSAPGSVAQVRECAAHLTRAAKSSGTAIVLVGHVTKDGALAGPRVLEHMVDTVLYFEGDTHSQFRLVRAIKNRFGAVNEMGVFAMTEKGLKGVSNPSAIFLSQHAEPVPGSCVMVTLEGTRPLLVEIQALVDSGGPSPRRLSVGLDKDRLAMLLAVLHRHAGVACMDQDVFVNAVGGVRISEPAADLAVMLSITSSLRGKPLPKGFIAFGEVGLAGEVRPAPRGQERLKEAAKLGFSVAVVPKANAPKKPIEGLTIHAVERVEEAMQVVRSLA; encoded by the coding sequence ATGGCCAAAGAGAAAAGCATCTACACCTGCAACGAGTGCGGCGGCACCAGTCCCAAGTGGCTGGGCAAGTGCCCGCATTGCAATGCCTGGAACACCCTGATCGAATCCGTCGCCGGCAGCGACGCACCGGCCAAGAACCGCTTTGCATCCCTGGCCAAGACCGCCGATGTGGCGGTGCTGGCAGACATCGAAGCCAGCGATGTGGAGCGCACACCCACCGGTCACGAAGAACTGGACCGCGTGCTGGGCGGTGGCATGGTCGAAGGCGGTGTGGTGCTCATTGGCGGCGACCCCGGTATCGGCAAGTCCACGCTACTGTTGCAGGCGCTGGATTCGCTGCAGCGCCAGGGCAAGAGTACCTTGTATGTCACGGGTGAAGAGAGCGGCGCACAGGTGGCGCTGCGCTCGCGGCGTCTGGGCTTGGACAAATCGCAGGTCAAGGTACTGGCCGAAATCCAGCTGGAAAAAATCCTCGCCACCCTGACCGCGCACAGCCCCGATGTGGCGGTGATCGACTCGATTCAAACTGTGTACTCGGAGCAGCTCACCAGCGCACCGGGTTCGGTAGCGCAGGTGCGCGAATGCGCGGCCCACCTCACGCGTGCGGCCAAGTCCAGCGGCACGGCCATCGTGCTGGTGGGCCACGTCACCAAGGACGGTGCCCTGGCTGGCCCGCGCGTGCTGGAGCACATGGTGGACACCGTGCTGTATTTCGAGGGCGACACGCACAGCCAGTTCCGTCTGGTGCGCGCCATCAAGAACCGCTTTGGCGCAGTCAATGAGATGGGCGTGTTTGCCATGACGGAAAAAGGCCTCAAGGGCGTGAGCAACCCCAGCGCCATTTTTCTGAGTCAGCATGCCGAGCCCGTGCCCGGCAGCTGCGTCATGGTCACGCTCGAAGGCACGCGCCCCTTGCTGGTGGAAATCCAGGCGCTGGTGGACAGCGGTGGCCCGTCGCCGCGGCGTCTCTCGGTAGGCCTGGACAAGGACCGATTGGCCATGCTGTTGGCCGTGTTGCACCGCCATGCGGGCGTGGCCTGCATGGATCAGGATGTGTTTGTGAATGCGGTGGGCGGTGTGCGCATCAGCGAGCCCGCTGCCGATCTGGCGGTCATGCTTTCCATCACGTCGTCGCTGCGCGGCAAGCCCTTGCCCAAGGGCTTCATCGCCTTTGGTGAGGTGGGTCTGGCCGGTGAGGTGCGCCCCGCGCCGCGCGGGCAGGAGCGCCTCAAGGAGGCCGCTAAGCTGGGCTTCAGCGTGGCCGTGGTGCCCAAGGCCAATGCACCCAAGAAACCCATCGAGGGGCTGACCATCCATGCGGTGGAGCGGGTCGAAGAGGCCATGCAGGTGGTGCGCTCACTGGCGTAA
- a CDS encoding cytochrome b/b6 domain-containing protein, with protein sequence MSEASEKLQKIRIWDAPVRVFHWLLVFCFAGAYITSEGEQWRLVHVTLGYTLGGLLLFRLVWGIVGTRYARFSSFVRGPAAVLRYLKSIRSGRPEHHLGHNPAGAVAIVLLMLMGLALAATGYATYNDIGPGWLSELHELLGNGMLLVVIGHLLGVVTASWQHRENLARAMVTGYKTGLPEQGIRRSWAVIAVALIAAVLFFWWQQWQSAPKADATSAVQESVQMERVANSAGKPTETEH encoded by the coding sequence ATGAGTGAAGCTTCCGAGAAACTGCAGAAGATCCGCATCTGGGATGCACCGGTGCGGGTGTTCCACTGGCTGCTGGTGTTTTGCTTTGCTGGCGCCTACATCACGTCTGAAGGCGAGCAATGGCGTCTGGTGCATGTGACGCTGGGCTACACCCTGGGCGGCTTGCTGCTGTTTCGCCTGGTGTGGGGCATTGTGGGCACGCGCTATGCGCGTTTCAGCAGCTTTGTGCGCGGACCTGCCGCCGTGCTGCGCTATCTGAAGTCGATCCGGTCCGGGCGGCCGGAGCACCATCTGGGCCATAACCCGGCCGGGGCCGTGGCCATTGTGCTGCTCATGCTCATGGGGCTGGCGCTGGCGGCAACGGGTTACGCCACCTACAACGACATCGGTCCGGGCTGGTTGTCCGAGCTGCACGAGCTACTGGGCAACGGCATGCTGCTGGTGGTGATTGGACACCTGCTGGGCGTGGTCACCGCCAGCTGGCAGCACCGTGAAAACCTGGCGCGCGCCATGGTCACCGGATACAAGACGGGTCTGCCCGAACAGGGCATACGCCGCAGCTGGGCAGTGATTGCCGTGGCCCTGATTGCAGCGGTGCTGTTCTTCTGGTGGCAACAGTGGCAAAGTGCACCCAAGGCCGACGCCACCAGCGCCGTGCAGGAGTCCGTGCAAATGGAGCGGGTGGCCAATTCCGCCGGCAAGCCAACCGAGACGGAACACTGA